One genomic region from Streptomyces sp. NBC_00457 encodes:
- a CDS encoding FadR/GntR family transcriptional regulator codes for MSLTDKAIEQLRELIRTGALPPGSKLPPEPDLAAQLGLSRNLAREAVKALAVARVLEVRRGDGTYVTSLQPSLLLEGLGGAVELLQGDSVALQDLMEVRRLLEPMATALAATRISDAQLAEVKRHLDAMREACDDVERLNAHDAAFHRAVVSATGNDSLLALLEGISGRTLRARIWRGLVDDKAAGRTLAEHEAIFNALSTRDAALSQAAALLHVSNTEQWLREHLRATEPLSVGTAART; via the coding sequence GTGTCTCTGACGGACAAGGCCATCGAGCAGCTCCGTGAGCTGATCCGGACCGGTGCCCTGCCGCCGGGCTCGAAGCTCCCACCGGAGCCGGACCTCGCCGCTCAGCTGGGGCTCTCCCGCAACCTCGCCCGGGAAGCGGTCAAGGCGCTGGCCGTAGCGCGGGTCCTGGAGGTCCGGCGGGGCGACGGCACGTATGTGACCAGCCTCCAGCCGAGCCTGCTGCTGGAAGGGCTCGGCGGCGCGGTGGAACTGCTCCAGGGCGACTCGGTCGCCCTGCAGGACCTCATGGAGGTACGGCGGCTCCTCGAACCGATGGCCACGGCACTTGCCGCCACCCGCATCTCCGACGCCCAACTGGCCGAGGTGAAGCGGCACTTGGACGCCATGCGCGAGGCCTGCGACGACGTCGAACGGCTCAACGCCCACGACGCGGCCTTCCATCGCGCCGTCGTCTCGGCCACGGGCAACGACAGCCTCCTGGCCCTCCTGGAGGGCATCTCCGGCCGCACCCTGCGCGCCCGCATCTGGCGCGGTCTGGTCGACGACAAGGCCGCCGGCCGCACTCTCGCCGAGCACGAGGCGATCTTCAACGCGCTGTCCACCCGTGACGCCGCCCTCAGCCAGGCCGCCGCGCTGCTCCACGTGAGCAACACCGAGCAGTGGCTGAGGGAACACCTGCGCGCCACCGAACCCCTCTCCGTCGGGACGGCAGCGCGGACGTGA
- a CDS encoding glycoside hydrolase family 43 protein, protein MPAQNRPARAANPVLPGFHPDPSVCRVGDDYYLACSSFEYFPGVPLFHSRDLVHWRQIGNVLERPEQLRLPASMPSSGGIYAPTLRHHDGRFWLIVTNAQEGGGNLIVTATDPAGPWSDPIPAPGVPGIDPDLAWDEDGTCWCTVAGVAQVRLDPSTGETYGTPHKLWSGGPGAKAPEAPHLYRIGDYWYLLIAEGGTERGHGVSIARGRTPQGPFEPCPANPVLTHRGTDHPVQNTGHADLVQGPDGSWWMVFLGVRPRGGTPGWHVLGRETFLAPVTWEDGWPVVGEVTLDLSELPWPLSPAPAEEGRDDFELSGLGPAWISVRDRPAELCTTKERPGWLTLRARGGSLDEPDVVFTGRRQQHLSCRARTLLDAEQGRGGLAVRLDERHHYAIEASGTDVRVIARVGSLRTVVAERSVPAGPLVLAVTVTDPPPPHGPCTGPDVVSLGIEQPDGTFTEFAALDGRYLSTEVAGGFTGRVIGMYATAGTVHFDWFDHEPLED, encoded by the coding sequence GTGCCCGCTCAGAACCGGCCCGCCCGCGCCGCCAACCCCGTGCTCCCCGGCTTCCATCCCGACCCCAGCGTCTGCCGGGTCGGCGACGACTACTACCTCGCCTGCTCCAGCTTCGAGTACTTCCCCGGCGTACCTCTCTTCCACAGCCGTGACCTGGTGCACTGGCGGCAGATCGGCAACGTACTGGAACGGCCGGAGCAGTTGCGTCTGCCGGCCTCCATGCCGTCCTCGGGCGGCATCTACGCCCCCACCCTGCGCCATCACGACGGGCGTTTCTGGTTGATCGTCACCAATGCCCAGGAGGGTGGCGGCAACCTGATCGTCACCGCGACCGACCCGGCCGGACCTTGGTCGGATCCGATCCCGGCGCCAGGCGTGCCCGGTATCGATCCGGACCTGGCCTGGGACGAGGACGGCACCTGCTGGTGCACCGTCGCCGGGGTGGCGCAGGTCCGCCTCGACCCGTCTACAGGCGAGACATACGGGACGCCGCACAAGCTCTGGTCCGGCGGCCCCGGCGCGAAGGCTCCGGAGGCGCCGCACCTGTACCGGATCGGCGACTACTGGTACCTGCTCATCGCCGAGGGCGGCACCGAACGCGGTCACGGCGTGTCGATCGCTCGCGGCCGCACGCCCCAGGGTCCGTTCGAGCCGTGCCCGGCCAACCCGGTCCTCACCCACCGCGGCACCGACCACCCCGTGCAGAACACCGGACACGCGGACCTGGTCCAAGGACCCGACGGCTCCTGGTGGATGGTCTTCCTCGGCGTACGACCCCGCGGCGGGACCCCCGGCTGGCACGTGCTCGGCCGGGAGACCTTCCTGGCTCCTGTGACCTGGGAGGACGGCTGGCCGGTCGTCGGCGAGGTCACCCTGGATCTGTCCGAGCTCCCCTGGCCGCTTTCCCCCGCTCCCGCCGAGGAAGGGCGGGACGACTTCGAGCTCAGCGGACTCGGGCCGGCCTGGATCTCCGTGCGGGACCGTCCCGCCGAGCTCTGCACCACCAAGGAGCGCCCCGGCTGGCTGACGCTCCGCGCGCGGGGCGGCTCGCTGGACGAGCCCGACGTGGTGTTCACCGGCCGACGCCAGCAGCACCTCAGCTGCCGGGCCCGCACTCTGCTCGACGCGGAGCAGGGGCGCGGCGGCCTCGCCGTCCGGCTGGACGAGCGGCACCACTACGCGATCGAGGCGTCCGGGACGGACGTACGGGTGATCGCGCGCGTCGGCTCCCTGCGCACGGTCGTGGCCGAACGCTCCGTACCCGCCGGGCCATTGGTCCTCGCCGTCACCGTCACGGACCCACCGCCTCCGCACGGACCGTGCACCGGACCCGACGTCGTCTCCCTCGGCATCGAACAACCCGACGGCACGTTCACCGAGTTCGCGGCCCTCGACGGCCGCTACCTGTCGACCGAGGTCGCCGGCGGCTTCACCGGCCGGGTCATCGGCATGTACGCCACCGCAGGCACCGTCCACTTCGACTGGTTCGACCACGAGCCCCTCGAAGACTGA
- a CDS encoding right-handed parallel beta-helix repeat-containing protein, with protein MAIFRTRTRAGAVAQAAVAMGLSVAALPSPAAAALPAPTATPTQLYVAPWGKDTWPGTLDRPFATPARAQQAVRARAPRMTSDLVVNLRGGTYQLKAPLRLSEAAGDSGRGGHRVIYQAYGHGTPRQERVTISGGRQISEWRPDGRLRGFWRADVGGLETRQLYVEGRRATRLTRDGAGFPGTLKTTRTGYVTTSTVPRTWRNPGDIEFVYRSGYVEGRCGVAGVSGSARRTTITMDQPCWDLAQELYGGPELLEEPTSVENSPSFAPKPGSWYLDRSRPGHHEVLYFPRPGEDMRRARVVAPVLETLVTGTGRPGRPLHDIAFRGLTFAYATWLAPSEPAGFPAAWSMYLRPGKSEDARLLTVPGTVAFRTAERITFEGNRFTHLGAQALELSENSSYNVVDGNVISDVSDGGILMGVVPPDEKGTNRGNRITNNWIHHVGAEYHAASGIWDTATQETTIAHNQVNDVPYTGILSGPSDDLRGIMRGNRILDNRVFATNRLLEDGGGIYLRGEQGSSFADGAVISGNAVTDSKYGDWNVGIYTDDSTNWVTVDRNTVYDYVASIGGCSEEWGNRPVQNVRYRGNFWDDAVPEWLERRDFPGAWPPADEQNPEEGCGDPHRLAFTDNTLLPPRNPGPACATDPTCAALLGNAGPLPSYRQRLGMP; from the coding sequence GTGGCGATCTTCCGGACACGGACAAGGGCAGGCGCCGTGGCGCAGGCGGCCGTGGCGATGGGGCTCTCGGTGGCGGCCCTGCCGTCTCCGGCGGCGGCGGCCTTACCGGCCCCGACGGCGACCCCCACGCAGCTGTACGTCGCTCCTTGGGGCAAGGACACCTGGCCCGGCACCCTGGACCGGCCCTTCGCCACACCGGCACGCGCGCAACAGGCCGTACGCGCCCGGGCGCCGCGGATGACGTCGGACCTGGTGGTGAACCTGCGCGGCGGGACGTACCAGCTGAAGGCGCCGCTGCGCCTGTCGGAGGCCGCGGGCGACTCCGGCCGGGGCGGCCACCGGGTGATCTACCAGGCGTACGGCCATGGCACACCGCGACAGGAGCGGGTGACGATCAGTGGCGGCCGTCAGATCTCCGAGTGGCGGCCGGACGGACGGCTCAGGGGATTCTGGCGCGCGGACGTGGGCGGGCTCGAGACCCGCCAGCTCTACGTCGAGGGCCGGCGTGCCACGCGGCTGACGCGCGACGGTGCGGGCTTCCCGGGCACGCTGAAGACGACCAGGACCGGTTACGTCACCACCAGCACCGTCCCGCGAACCTGGCGGAATCCCGGCGACATCGAGTTCGTCTACCGTTCCGGCTATGTCGAGGGCCGCTGCGGAGTCGCGGGGGTCTCCGGAAGCGCCCGCCGGACCACCATCACCATGGACCAGCCGTGCTGGGATCTGGCCCAAGAGCTGTACGGGGGCCCGGAGTTGCTCGAAGAGCCGACCAGTGTGGAGAACTCCCCCAGCTTCGCGCCCAAGCCCGGCAGCTGGTATCTCGACCGCTCCCGGCCCGGACACCACGAGGTGCTCTACTTCCCGCGGCCCGGCGAGGACATGCGCCGGGCCAGGGTGGTCGCCCCGGTCCTGGAGACCCTGGTCACCGGCACCGGCCGTCCGGGCCGCCCCCTCCACGACATCGCCTTCCGCGGCCTGACGTTCGCGTACGCCACCTGGCTGGCGCCCAGCGAACCCGCAGGGTTTCCCGCCGCCTGGAGCATGTACCTGAGGCCCGGGAAGAGCGAAGACGCGAGGCTGCTCACGGTGCCCGGCACCGTCGCCTTTCGCACCGCCGAGCGGATCACCTTCGAGGGCAACCGTTTCACCCATCTCGGCGCCCAGGCGCTGGAGTTGTCCGAGAACAGCTCGTACAACGTCGTCGACGGCAATGTCATCAGCGACGTCTCCGACGGCGGCATCCTGATGGGAGTGGTCCCGCCCGACGAGAAGGGGACCAACCGCGGCAACCGGATCACCAACAACTGGATCCATCACGTCGGCGCCGAGTACCACGCGGCCTCCGGCATCTGGGACACCGCAACCCAGGAGACCACCATCGCGCACAACCAGGTCAACGACGTGCCCTACACCGGCATCCTCTCCGGGCCCAGCGACGACCTGCGGGGCATCATGCGCGGCAACCGCATCCTCGACAACCGCGTCTTCGCGACGAACCGGCTCCTCGAGGACGGAGGCGGTATCTACCTGCGCGGCGAACAGGGCAGCTCCTTCGCCGACGGGGCCGTCATCAGCGGCAACGCGGTCACCGACAGCAAGTACGGCGACTGGAACGTCGGGATCTACACCGACGACAGCACCAACTGGGTCACCGTGGACCGCAACACGGTCTACGACTACGTCGCCTCCATCGGCGGCTGCAGCGAGGAATGGGGTAACCGCCCCGTCCAGAACGTGCGCTACCGCGGCAACTTCTGGGACGACGCCGTGCCCGAATGGCTCGAACGACGGGACTTCCCCGGAGCCTGGCCCCCGGCCGACGAGCAGAACCCGGAGGAGGGGTGCGGAGACCCGCACCGCCTTGCCTTCACCGACAACACCCTGCTGCCTCCCCGCAACCCCGGCCCGGCCTGCGCCACCGACCCCACCTGCGCCGCCCTCCTGGGGAACGCCGGCCCTCTCCCGTCCTACCGCCAGCGCTTGGGCATGCCATGA
- a CDS encoding expansin EXLX1 family cellulose-binding protein — MTTSRQAARQRRQRRRLVLGATVAVTAVSVLAYLVMALPQDRKADAGPTAATPIATTQEAATPTGTATPSATAKPTATGTPSPTRSATTPAARPSPKATPRPPRTAAGTASTTGRIQPKTTYQGVATAYEAADGNGACLFGPSPDLMIAAMNTTDYETSRACGAYVLVRAANGKSITVRITNECPLPCAPGQIDLSQQAFAKLADLKVGRIPITWQLLSPSTSETISIRYKTGSSQYWCGIQAIGHRNPVARLEVRTGGGWRQLPRTEYNYFLSEGGSGCGSSIRLTDIYGEQLTIAGLAVRPNVVQPTRVQFAQH; from the coding sequence ATGACGACATCGAGGCAGGCCGCGCGGCAGCGCAGGCAGAGGCGCAGGCTCGTGTTGGGCGCCACCGTGGCGGTGACCGCCGTAAGCGTGCTCGCCTACCTGGTCATGGCGTTGCCGCAGGACCGCAAGGCCGATGCAGGGCCCACCGCGGCCACGCCCATCGCCACCACCCAAGAAGCAGCCACCCCGACCGGGACGGCCACTCCGAGCGCGACAGCGAAACCGACCGCGACCGGCACCCCGTCCCCCACACGCAGTGCGACCACCCCGGCAGCACGACCGTCACCGAAAGCCACCCCTCGGCCCCCGCGAACGGCAGCCGGCACGGCATCGACGACCGGACGCATTCAGCCGAAGACCACCTACCAAGGAGTCGCCACCGCCTACGAGGCCGCCGACGGAAACGGTGCCTGTCTGTTCGGCCCGAGCCCCGACCTCATGATCGCGGCGATGAACACCACCGACTACGAGACGTCCAGGGCGTGCGGCGCGTACGTCCTCGTCCGCGCGGCCAACGGCAAGTCGATCACCGTACGGATCACCAACGAATGCCCCCTGCCCTGCGCACCCGGGCAGATCGACCTCAGCCAGCAGGCCTTCGCCAAACTCGCCGACCTCAAGGTCGGCCGGATCCCGATCACCTGGCAGCTGCTGAGCCCCAGCACGTCCGAGACGATCTCCATCAGGTACAAGACCGGGTCCAGCCAATATTGGTGCGGCATCCAGGCGATCGGCCACCGGAATCCGGTAGCACGCCTGGAGGTCCGGACCGGCGGCGGCTGGCGGCAGCTGCCGCGCACCGAATACAACTACTTCCTCTCCGAGGGCGGCAGCGGCTGCGGCAGCTCGATCAGACTCACGGACATCTACGGAGAGCAACTGACCATCGCCGGGCTCGCGGTGCGGCCGAACGTCGTGCAACCGACCCGGGTTCAGTTCGCCCAGCACTGA
- a CDS encoding cellulase family glycosylhydrolase: MKDIRHPAHHRSRAPGRLASLLLVLAVMLGLAGGTSTAATDAAAEPTRSTVRVPARAMDAVAAMQPSWNLGNTLDAIPNEDSWGNGQTSKATFEKIAKEGFRSVRIPVTWTDHQSATAPYTIDATFMARVKQFVDWAQDSGLYVVLNVHHDSWQWASKITSDHDNVMARFNSTWTQIAATFRDEPRSLLFEGINEPQFENATEAQKTQFLNELQLSFHKIVRSSGGGNTTRILSLTTPFGSGDQAYLDELYKTITSLNDRQLVAQVHFYSWYPFSVNVAGGTHYDATAQKHLDDSFAAMHRTFVARGIPLYIGEYGLLEYPNHFHPTRVERGEALKYYEHVGYAARRYGITTALWDPFAYLNRDTLQWRDPALMTWIKSAWTTRSGTASFDKVFVPKSGPVTAKSLTLNPNGTKFRGVWQGDTKLTAGRDYTVSGNQLTFTATALTRLVGDREYGVNSTLQARFTSGLPWNIGIVTNDVPVLTNASGTTESFAVPTQYRGNDLATMHATYADGSNAGPTDWTPYQEFNKAFSPDYPNGTIVLTPEFLKTLRDGEPATLVFHFYSGSTVTYHVTKSGSSVTGTVS; encoded by the coding sequence ATGAAGGACATACGGCACCCCGCACACCATCGCAGCCGCGCCCCCGGCCGCCTGGCCTCTCTGCTCCTGGTACTCGCCGTCATGCTGGGACTGGCCGGCGGCACCTCGACCGCCGCGACCGACGCCGCGGCGGAGCCGACACGGTCCACGGTCAGAGTTCCGGCCCGCGCCATGGACGCCGTCGCCGCGATGCAGCCCAGCTGGAACCTGGGCAACACGCTGGACGCGATTCCCAACGAGGATTCCTGGGGCAACGGACAGACCAGCAAGGCGACGTTCGAGAAAATCGCCAAGGAGGGGTTCCGCAGCGTCCGCATCCCGGTGACCTGGACCGACCACCAGTCCGCCACCGCGCCGTACACCATCGACGCCACCTTCATGGCCCGCGTCAAGCAGTTCGTCGACTGGGCGCAGGACAGCGGCCTGTACGTCGTACTCAATGTCCACCACGACTCGTGGCAATGGGCCTCGAAGATCACAAGCGACCACGACAACGTGATGGCCCGCTTCAACTCCACCTGGACCCAGATCGCCGCGACGTTCCGCGACGAGCCGCGCTCCTTGCTCTTCGAGGGCATCAACGAGCCGCAGTTCGAGAACGCCACGGAAGCGCAGAAGACCCAGTTCCTGAATGAGCTTCAGCTCTCCTTCCACAAGATCGTCCGCTCCTCGGGCGGTGGGAACACGACCCGCATACTGTCGCTGACCACACCGTTCGGCAGCGGCGACCAGGCCTACCTGGACGAGCTGTACAAGACGATCACCTCGCTGAACGACCGTCAGCTCGTGGCGCAGGTGCACTTCTACAGCTGGTACCCGTTCAGCGTGAACGTCGCGGGCGGCACCCACTACGACGCCACCGCGCAGAAGCACCTGGACGACTCCTTCGCCGCCATGCACCGCACCTTCGTCGCCAGGGGCATCCCGCTCTACATCGGCGAGTACGGTCTGCTCGAGTACCCCAATCACTTCCACCCCACCCGCGTCGAGCGCGGCGAGGCGCTCAAGTACTACGAGCACGTGGGCTACGCGGCGCGCAGGTACGGCATCACCACCGCCCTGTGGGACCCGTTCGCCTACCTGAACCGCGACACCCTCCAGTGGCGTGACCCGGCCCTGATGACTTGGATCAAGTCAGCCTGGACCACCCGGTCGGGCACGGCCTCCTTCGACAAGGTCTTCGTGCCGAAGTCCGGCCCGGTCACCGCCAAGTCGCTCACCCTGAACCCCAACGGCACCAAGTTCCGCGGGGTGTGGCAGGGCGACACCAAGCTGACGGCGGGACGGGACTACACCGTCTCCGGCAACCAACTGACCTTCACCGCCACGGCGTTGACCCGCCTGGTCGGCGACCGCGAGTACGGCGTCAACTCGACGCTCCAGGCCCGGTTCACCAGTGGGCTGCCCTGGAACATCGGCATCGTCACCAACGACGTCCCGGTCCTGACGAACGCCTCCGGCACCACGGAGTCGTTCGCCGTCCCCACCCAGTACCGGGGCAACGACCTGGCGACCATGCACGCCACGTACGCCGACGGCTCCAACGCCGGCCCGACCGACTGGACGCCGTACCAGGAGTTCAACAAGGCGTTCTCGCCGGACTACCCGAACGGCACGATCGTCCTGACCCCCGAGTTCCTCAAGACGCTCCGCGACGGGGAACCGGCGACGCTGGTCTTCCACTTCTACAGCGGCAGCACCGTCACATACCACGTCACGAAGTCCGGCAGCTCGGTCACGGGCACAGTCTCCTGA
- a CDS encoding ferredoxin reductase family protein, with protein sequence MEATVSRVRQGAIPPVVAARWALWTFVVVNLVIVEILFLTAGTGKNGVLTVAKFFGLHAAVLMLFQLLLVARLPWLDRRIGMDRLTVWHRWVGFTLLWTLLTHATLVVLGYARLDDASVTKTFFALAGVPASLLGMLAAATVVVVAAVSTRQVRRRLRYETWHGVHLLLYVALGLAFVHQLQETTTFSSSTLAMTYWWALWLFAFGALITGRIVMPLWRNAYHRFEVTAVVPESDDVVSVHITGRHLDKLPTRAGQFCIWRFPGHNGWWPANPFSLSAAPDGRTLRLTAKAVGSTSAGLRHVPVGSRAFVEGPYGAFTSLHRTRPGALLIAGGVGITPVRALLEEEPAGDVVVLYRVRSENDAVLVDEVRALVEARGGRLHLLTGRTGEGNPPFEPDSLRAMVPDITERDVYVCGPPTMTSAVLSALRGLKVPQRQVHAERFGLA encoded by the coding sequence GTGGAGGCTACGGTTTCACGGGTGCGGCAAGGCGCCATACCTCCGGTCGTTGCGGCGCGGTGGGCGCTGTGGACGTTTGTCGTCGTCAACTTGGTGATCGTCGAGATCTTGTTCCTCACCGCCGGGACCGGCAAGAACGGGGTGCTCACGGTCGCCAAGTTCTTCGGCCTGCACGCGGCCGTGCTGATGCTGTTCCAGCTGCTGCTGGTGGCCCGGCTGCCGTGGCTCGACCGCCGTATCGGCATGGACCGGTTGACGGTGTGGCACCGTTGGGTTGGCTTCACTCTGCTGTGGACCCTCCTCACCCACGCCACGCTGGTGGTGCTGGGCTACGCGCGGCTCGATGACGCGTCGGTGACGAAGACGTTCTTCGCGCTGGCCGGAGTGCCGGCCTCCCTGCTCGGGATGCTGGCCGCGGCGACCGTCGTCGTGGTCGCCGCGGTCTCCACCCGACAGGTGAGGCGGCGGCTGCGGTACGAGACCTGGCACGGCGTGCACCTGCTGCTGTACGTGGCATTGGGGCTGGCGTTCGTCCACCAGTTGCAGGAGACCACGACCTTCAGCTCCTCCACGCTCGCGATGACCTACTGGTGGGCCCTGTGGCTGTTCGCGTTCGGTGCCCTGATCACGGGGCGGATCGTGATGCCTCTTTGGCGCAACGCCTATCACCGGTTCGAGGTCACGGCGGTGGTGCCGGAGTCGGACGACGTGGTGTCGGTGCACATCACCGGCCGCCACCTCGACAAGCTGCCGACCAGGGCGGGCCAGTTCTGCATCTGGCGGTTCCCCGGGCACAACGGCTGGTGGCCGGCCAATCCGTTCTCGCTGTCGGCGGCCCCCGACGGCCGCACACTGCGCCTGACCGCCAAGGCGGTCGGCAGCACCAGCGCCGGTCTGCGCCATGTCCCGGTCGGGAGCCGCGCGTTCGTCGAGGGGCCGTACGGAGCGTTCACCTCGTTGCACCGTACGCGGCCCGGCGCGCTGCTGATCGCCGGAGGAGTGGGGATCACGCCCGTCCGAGCCCTGCTGGAGGAGGAACCGGCCGGTGACGTCGTCGTGCTCTACCGGGTGCGCAGCGAGAACGACGCCGTGCTGGTCGACGAGGTACGGGCCCTGGTCGAGGCCCGCGGTGGGCGGCTGCACCTGCTCACCGGCCGCACGGGCGAGGGGAACCCGCCGTTCGAGCCGGACAGTCTCCGTGCCATGGTTCCCGACATAACCGAACGCGACGTGTACGTCTGCGGCCCGCCCACGATGACCTCGGCCGTGCTCAGCGCCCTGCGCGGGCTGAAGGTCCCCCAACGGCAAGTGCACGCCGAGCGGTTCGGCCTGGCCTGA
- a CDS encoding alpha-L-fucosidase, translating into MSSSINRRNFLAGATCVAAAAVAGGVLGAGPAQAAPGTYTPDWDSVDQHPPAPEWFQDAKFGIYFHWGAFSVPAYDNEWYPRSMYQAGSNANRHHIATYGPPSAWPYHNFINGARDLAGNTVKFAPKLKSAGGNFDPDEWAQLFVDAGARFAGPVAEHHDGFSMWDSQVNEWNSVKKGPGLDLLRLFSTAIRAKGLKLLVSMHHAYNFTGFYEHVPAQTDPSLKKLYGQLGSAAENQLWFDKLKEVIDHAQPDILWQDFNLVAVDEQQRLNFLAYYYNQANSWGREVVTTYKDGMHGKGEVFDYERGGPADLTTPYWLTDDSISSSSWCYTQGIGYYTLQQMLHSFIDRVSKNGNMLLNIAPKADGTIPQAQKDILLGIGDHLKRFGESVYGTRAWTVYGEGPTKMGGGSFTTPHAGTPQDLRFTRNKAGTVLYATVLGWPGSSLTIKTLGSDRINLSSLTSVKLLGTTAGTYIDLPTPAQNASGLTVTLPSSAPYSAGAYVLKLVFSGTIPGLRPLAGAIAFTDVDYTGNAGVFTLGDHTAADLTAAGLSARTLSSLRPAPGYQVIGYSGDNFTGTSWTFTADNPDLRVTGSNDQITSLRVRFNPATYFRITNAANGLALDSGGNVASGSNLKQWTWDGSSHLQWQAEAVSGGYYRLVNRTNGMVADGWGATADGSATRQAPWNGGPNQQWTITHRGGDRYSIANRTTGLVLDGGGKVDSGSVTKQWTYGSSDNLLWTFTAL; encoded by the coding sequence ATGTCCAGTTCGATCAACAGACGCAACTTCCTGGCCGGCGCCACCTGCGTGGCCGCGGCGGCCGTTGCCGGAGGCGTGTTAGGTGCAGGCCCCGCTCAGGCGGCGCCCGGCACCTACACGCCCGACTGGGACTCGGTCGACCAGCACCCGCCGGCCCCGGAGTGGTTCCAGGACGCGAAGTTCGGGATCTACTTCCACTGGGGCGCCTTCAGCGTCCCCGCCTACGACAACGAGTGGTACCCGCGGAGCATGTACCAGGCGGGCAGCAACGCCAACCGGCACCACATCGCGACCTACGGCCCGCCGTCGGCGTGGCCGTACCACAACTTCATCAACGGAGCGCGGGACCTTGCGGGCAACACCGTCAAGTTCGCACCGAAGCTGAAGTCCGCCGGCGGGAACTTCGACCCCGACGAGTGGGCGCAGCTGTTCGTCGACGCCGGCGCCAGGTTCGCCGGCCCGGTGGCCGAGCACCATGACGGCTTCTCCATGTGGGACAGCCAGGTCAACGAGTGGAACTCGGTGAAGAAGGGCCCGGGACTGGACCTGCTGCGGCTCTTCTCCACGGCCATCCGCGCCAAGGGCCTGAAGCTGCTGGTGTCCATGCACCATGCGTACAACTTCACCGGCTTCTACGAACATGTCCCCGCCCAGACGGACCCGAGCCTCAAGAAGCTCTACGGGCAGCTGGGTTCGGCGGCGGAGAACCAGCTCTGGTTCGACAAGCTCAAGGAGGTCATCGACCACGCCCAGCCCGACATCCTCTGGCAGGACTTCAATCTCGTTGCCGTCGACGAGCAACAGCGCCTGAACTTCCTGGCGTACTACTACAACCAGGCCAACAGCTGGGGCCGCGAGGTCGTCACCACGTACAAGGACGGCATGCACGGCAAGGGCGAGGTCTTCGACTACGAACGCGGCGGTCCGGCCGATCTCACTACGCCGTACTGGCTGACCGACGACAGCATCTCCAGCAGCAGTTGGTGCTACACCCAGGGCATCGGCTACTACACCCTCCAGCAGATGCTGCATTCGTTCATCGACCGGGTCAGCAAGAACGGCAACATGCTGCTGAACATCGCGCCGAAGGCCGACGGCACCATCCCCCAGGCGCAGAAGGACATCCTGCTCGGCATCGGGGACCACCTGAAGCGCTTCGGCGAGTCGGTGTACGGGACCCGCGCCTGGACGGTGTACGGCGAGGGCCCGACGAAGATGGGCGGCGGCTCGTTCACCACTCCGCACGCCGGTACGCCGCAGGACCTCCGCTTCACCCGGAACAAGGCGGGCACCGTCCTGTACGCCACCGTCCTGGGCTGGCCCGGCAGTTCGCTGACGATCAAGACACTCGGCTCGGACCGGATCAACCTCTCGTCGCTGACCTCGGTCAAGCTCCTCGGCACCACCGCCGGCACCTACATCGACCTGCCCACGCCGGCCCAGAACGCGTCCGGACTCACGGTCACCCTGCCGTCGTCGGCGCCGTACAGTGCGGGCGCCTATGTCCTGAAGCTCGTCTTCTCCGGCACGATCCCGGGCCTGCGGCCGCTCGCCGGCGCCATCGCCTTCACGGACGTCGACTACACCGGCAACGCCGGCGTGTTCACCCTCGGCGACCACACCGCGGCCGACCTGACCGCCGCCGGACTGAGCGCGCGCACCCTCTCCTCCCTCCGGCCGGCTCCCGGCTACCAGGTCATCGGCTACTCCGGGGACAACTTCACCGGCACCTCCTGGACGTTCACCGCCGACAACCCCGACCTGCGGGTCACCGGCAGCAACGACCAGATCACCTCGCTGAGGGTCCGGTTCAACCCGGCGACGTACTTCCGGATCACCAACGCCGCCAACGGACTCGCCCTGGACAGCGGTGGCAACGTGGCTTCCGGGTCGAACCTCAAGCAGTGGACCTGGGACGGCAGTTCCCATCTGCAGTGGCAGGCGGAGGCGGTCTCCGGCGGCTACTACAGGCTCGTCAACCGTACGAACGGCATGGTCGCCGACGGCTGGGGCGCCACCGCCGACGGCTCAGCCACCCGACAGGCCCCCTGGAACGGCGGCCCCAACCAGCAGTGGACGATCACCCACCGGGGCGGCGACCGCTACTCGATCGCCAACCGCACGACGGGTCTCGTCCTGGACGGCGGCGGCAAGGTCGACTCGGGCTCCGTCACCAAGCAGTGGACGTACGGCAGCAGCGACAACCTGCTGTGGACCTTCACGGCCCTCTGA